CTTATCCGGGATTCATCGAAAGTATCAGCAAGGAAGAAGCGGATAAATTGAAAGACTCAGCACGTGAGATTCAAGAAAAAATCAAAAAATTTAGCTAAAAATAGTCTATAGATAGAAAACCTCTTACAGAAGAAGAGGTTTTTTTCTCTGTTCAATTGCTTTGAAATAAAGTATAATTAAAGATATATATAATAGAAGATAAGGTGAGTTCATGGTTGAGATTTATTTGGTAAGACACGGAAAAACAATGTTTAATACAATCGGCAGAGCCCAAGGTTGGTCGGACACACCGCTCACTGCTGAAGGCGAACGTGGTGCTATGGAGTTGGGGCTAGGCTTCAAAGCCAAAGGTTTGAAGTTTGATCGTGCTTATTCTTCTGACTCTGGGAGAACAATACAAACGATGGGCTTTATCTTAGAATACTCAGAGAATAAAGATATCCCTTATAAGATGGACAAGCGTATTCGTGAATGGTGTTTTGGTTCTTTTGATGGAGGCTATGATGGCGAGCTGTTTGATGGGGTTCTTCCGATTATCTTTGCTGAAAAAGGGTTGCAAGAGTCAGGGAAATTCCCTTCAGATGAAGAACTGGCGCGTGCCATCTATGAAGTCGATACTGCAGGCTGGGCGGAAACCTGGGAAGAACTCTCTGGACGTATTATGAGTGGTTTTTCTGATATGGCAACTGAAGCAGAAGCTGCGGGAGCGAAAAATATTGTTATAGTCAGTCATGGGATGACGATCGCTAGCTATATTAAAATGCTTCGTCCAGATAAAGAACGTCCGCATAATTTAGATAATGGTTCTGTGACACATCTGACTTTTGAAAATGGAAAGTTTGAAGTAGGAGATATCGGATCAATGGAGTATCGTAAACTTGGAGCAGAAATCGTAAAAAATGCAAAGAAGAACTAAAAAAAGAAAACTCAAAAAAGGGAGAGTCATCGGAAGTTTTATTATTCTCTTGGCCTTCATTGGACTATGTGTATTTGCTGTGAGTAAGCTCAAGCCACAAGTGACGAAACAAAGGGCAGAGTCAAGCCAGACTTCATCTTCGAGTTCGACAGCTGAAAGTAAAACGACCGATTTGCCTGAAGCCCATCGCTCTGATTGGAATCTTGTTCTGGTAAACAGGGAAAACCCCAAAGAGGAACTTTCCCCAGAACTTACAACTGTTGGCAACGTACAGGTTGACCAACGTATTGCAGATGCGCTTGTTAAATTTTTGGCAGCAGCACAAGCCATTGATCCCGCAGAACACCTGATTTCGGCCTATCGCTCAGTGGCTTATCAAGAGCAACTGTTCAATACTTATGTGGAAAATGAAAGGATTGGCGCTGCAGGATCCGTTAATAATACAGGGCAACCCATATCTCGTGAGCAAGCGGAAACGAATGTTAAAACTTATTCACAACCTGCGGGTAGCTCAGAGCACCAAACAGGCTTAGCTGTCGATATGTCAACGGTAGATGCTTTGAACCAAAGTCCTGAAGAAGTCGTTGCACAAGTAAAGAAAATCGCACCTGACTACGGTTTTGTACTTCGTTTCCCGGAAGGTGGAAAAGCATCAACGGGTGTGGATTATGAGGACTGGCATTTTCGTTATGTAGGTGTGGACAATGCCAAGTATATGACAAAACACAACCTTACACTTGAAGAATATTTGAAGCTATTGCCCCAATAAAAATAAAGGGACTTAAAAGGAGTCACACAACAATGTTGAATAAAGCCTACTTGATTTTATATGCTAATATCGCCTTATTTCTCTATACTTTAATGATTATGGCACAGCGACTTTTAGCATCACCCAATACTTTTACGACTGTTTTTCAAAATACAAGCCGTACAATAACGGGTTTTATCAATAAAACATTGGCTCCAGTAGCCCAATGGCAAAATGTAATAGAAATACTCTTGGTTTTTCTCCTCATCTTACTCATACTGCGCTTTTTCAATGTAGGACTATGGATTTTAGAGATAGCGGCTGTACTCATTCTTGTGGATTGGGGCTATCAATATCTCATGCATCAGCAAAATCTAGCCCTATTATTTCCACTCGCTGTCATGCTTGTGAGTCTCTTTAGCATCCGTTTCATTGCTAAAGAGGTAGGATTTATCTAAAAGAATCAAAAATTAGCACTCTATAAAAAAGAGTGCTAATTTTTGGTTTTTTTGCTTGACAAGAGAGGAGATAAGGGTTATAATAATATTGTTAGCACTTGAGGGTGGTGAGTGCTAAAAGTAAAGAAAGGAGACAAAGATGATTACAGAACGGCAACAACAGATTTTGGATTTGATTGTCTCACTTTACGCGAAAGAGCACACACCCGTTGGTTCTAAAGCTTTATTGGAACAGATTAAAGCATCAAGTGCGACAATCAGAAATGATATGAAAGCCTTGGAAAATCTTGGACTCATTCAAAAAGAACATACGTCCAGTGGACGTGTTCCTAGTATTTCAGGTTACAAATATTTTGTAGAAAATGTATTGCGCTTGGAAGAATTTACACAAAATGATCTTTTTCAGATTATGAAGTCCTTTGACGGAGAGTTTTATCGCTTATCAGACTTATTTGAAAGAGCAAGTGAAGTTCTCTCAAGGTTGACCGGCTTAACTTCCTTCGTACTTAATGTTCCTCAGAAAGAACAAGTCTTGCAGTCCTTTGAACTTGTCACTTTAGATAATCACTCAATATTGACAGTGATGACCTTAGCGACAGGCGAGCTTAGGACAAATCAGTTTGTCCTACCAAAAAGTATGAGTGAACATGACCTGCAAGTCTTTACACGTTTGATTAAAGAACGTTTAGTGGGTAAGAAAGTTCTCGATGTGCATTATGCGCTGAGAACGGATATTCCACAGATCGTACAGCGTTACTTTAAAACAACTGGTGATGTCTTGGAACTCTTTGAATCCGTCTTTGCAGACTTATTCACAGAGCATTTGACAAGCAGTGGACGTGAATATGTCTTTGACTTTGCAACAGACAATCTTTCTGAGCTTTATAAAATTTTAAGCGATGATGCGCGTATGGCTCAAGAAATACGAGAATTAACAAGTACAGATGAGATGCGTTCGGTTGTTATTGACAATATGTCTTATTTTGCTAACCTCACGTTGATCAGTCAAAAGTTTGTTATCCCGTATCGTGGTTTAGGAACGCTGACAGTCATTGGTCCTGTAGAACAAGATTATCAAAAAACCTTGAGTACACTGGACTTACTTGCAAAAGTCTTAAGTATGAAACTCATGGACTATTATCGTTACCTTGATGGTAACCATTATGAGATAAGTTAATATATGAAATTATTTAAAAGAAAAGGAAACAATATGGCTGAAGAAAATAAAGAAGAATTAAAGAAAAACGATCAGGAAGAAGAAGTTGTCGAAGAGCTTACTGAAGAAGCACTTGAAGACATCGTCGAAGAAGAAGTTTCTGAGCTTGATGCAGCTGTAGCAAAGGCTGAAGAATGGGAAAACAAATTTCTCCGCATCAGTGCAGAAATCCAAAATATTCAACGCCGTGCCAACGAAGAACGTGCAAGCATTTTGAAATATCGTTCACAAGATTTGGCGAAAAAGATTTTGCCAAGCTTGGATAACTTGGAGCGTGCACTTGCTGTTGAAGGATTAACAGAAGACGTCAAAAAAGGTTTGGAAATGACACGTGAAAGCTTGATCAACGCACTTAAAGAAGAAGGCGTTACAGAAGTTCAAGCAGACGGTGCCTTTGATCCAAACTTCCATATGGCTGTACAAACAGTCCCAGCTGATGATGAGCATCCCGCAGATCATGTCGTTCAAGTCTTCCAAAAAGGCTATCAAATCCATGATCGCATTCTTCGTCCAGCAATGGTCGTTGTGGCACAATAAGAAACAAGAAGTGACCGAAATGTCCTTAAACTATAAGAATAGATAAAAACAATAAAATAAAAAAGAGGTAAAGCATATGTCTAAAATTATTGGTATTGACCTTGGTACAACAAACTCAGCAGTAGCAGTTCTCGAAGGAACTGAAGCAAAAATTATTCCAAATCCAGAAGGAAATCGTACAACACCATCTGTTGTCGCTTTTAAAAATGGTGAAATTCAAGTCGGTGATGCTGCAAAACGTCAAGCCGTAACAAACCCAGATACAATCATTTCTATCAAATCTAAAATGGGTACAAGCGAAAAAGTTTCTGCTGGTGGTAAAGAATATACACCACAAGAAATTTCAGCAATGATCCTTCAAAACTTGAAAGCAACAGCTGAAGCTTACTTGGGCGAAAAAGTTGAAAAAGCAGTTATCACTGTTCCAGCTTACTTCAACGATGCACAACGTCAAGCAACAAAAGATGCAGGTAAAATCGCTGGTCTTGAAGTAGAACGTATCGTTAACGAACCAACAGCGGCAGCTCTTGCTTACGGTATGGATAAACAAGACAAAGATGAAAAAATTCTTGTCTTTGACCTTGGTGGTGGTACATTTGACGTTTCAATCCTTGAATTAGGTGATGGTGTCTTTGATGTATTGTCAACAGCAGGTAATAACAAACTTGGTGGTGATGACTTTGACCAAGCAATCATTGATTACATGGTTGCAGAATTCAAGAAAGAAAACGGCATTGAT
This window of the Lactococcus garvieae subsp. garvieae genome carries:
- the hrcA gene encoding heat-inducible transcriptional repressor HrcA, whose product is MITERQQQILDLIVSLYAKEHTPVGSKALLEQIKASSATIRNDMKALENLGLIQKEHTSSGRVPSISGYKYFVENVLRLEEFTQNDLFQIMKSFDGEFYRLSDLFERASEVLSRLTGLTSFVLNVPQKEQVLQSFELVTLDNHSILTVMTLATGELRTNQFVLPKSMSEHDLQVFTRLIKERLVGKKVLDVHYALRTDIPQIVQRYFKTTGDVLELFESVFADLFTEHLTSSGREYVFDFATDNLSELYKILSDDARMAQEIRELTSTDEMRSVVIDNMSYFANLTLISQKFVIPYRGLGTLTVIGPVEQDYQKTLSTLDLLAKVLSMKLMDYYRYLDGNHYEIS
- a CDS encoding histidine phosphatase family protein: MVEIYLVRHGKTMFNTIGRAQGWSDTPLTAEGERGAMELGLGFKAKGLKFDRAYSSDSGRTIQTMGFILEYSENKDIPYKMDKRIREWCFGSFDGGYDGELFDGVLPIIFAEKGLQESGKFPSDEELARAIYEVDTAGWAETWEELSGRIMSGFSDMATEAEAAGAKNIVIVSHGMTIASYIKMLRPDKERPHNLDNGSVTHLTFENGKFEVGDIGSMEYRKLGAEIVKNAKKN
- a CDS encoding M15 family metallopeptidase, which translates into the protein MQRRTKKRKLKKGRVIGSFIILLAFIGLCVFAVSKLKPQVTKQRAESSQTSSSSSTAESKTTDLPEAHRSDWNLVLVNRENPKEELSPELTTVGNVQVDQRIADALVKFLAAAQAIDPAEHLISAYRSVAYQEQLFNTYVENERIGAAGSVNNTGQPISREQAETNVKTYSQPAGSSEHQTGLAVDMSTVDALNQSPEEVVAQVKKIAPDYGFVLRFPEGGKASTGVDYEDWHFRYVGVDNAKYMTKHNLTLEEYLKLLPQ
- the grpE gene encoding nucleotide exchange factor GrpE gives rise to the protein MKLFKRKGNNMAEENKEELKKNDQEEEVVEELTEEALEDIVEEEVSELDAAVAKAEEWENKFLRISAEIQNIQRRANEERASILKYRSQDLAKKILPSLDNLERALAVEGLTEDVKKGLEMTRESLINALKEEGVTEVQADGAFDPNFHMAVQTVPADDEHPADHVVQVFQKGYQIHDRILRPAMVVVAQ